The Magnetococcales bacterium genomic sequence GCCCGGTGCCGCCGAAACGGCGGGTTACGCTGGAGTCGGCCTGGGTGAAGGCATCGAAGATGAGGGGCAACTCCTCGGGAGAGATGCCGATGCCGGAATCTTCCACCCGGATATGCCAGATTTCGTTGGGTTCGCACGCCTCCCGGAGGCACACCCGGCCCTGAGGGGTGAACTTGACGGCGTTGCCCAGCAGGTTGAACAACACCTGACGCAGGCGCACCGCATCGGCCATCAGCCAGGTCGGACGCTCCGGGCAGGGGAGATACTCCAGCATCAGCCCTTTGCTCTTGGCCATGATCCCCAGCAGGCTGGCGCTCTCCTGCATCAACTGACTCACGTTGACCGGTTCGGCGGCGATGACCAGCCGACCGGCCTCGATCTTGGAGAGATCCAGGATCTGATTGATCAATTCCAGCAGGTTGTTGCCCACCTCCCGGAATTTCATCACGTAATCCCGCTGTTCCTGGCTCAAGGAGGTTTCCAGCAACACATCGCCCATGCCCAGAATGGCGTTCATGGGAGTGCGGATTTCGTGGCTCATGGTGGCCAGAAAACGGCTTTTGGCCATATTGCCCGCTTCGGCGGATTCCTTCCGCCGCTCGGCCTCCTCACGGGCCTGTTGCAACTCCCTGGTACGCTGTTCGACCTCCTCCTGAAGGTAGTCGCGATGGCGTTTCAACTCCAGATGGGTGACCACCCGTCGCAATACGCTTTCGTTGCGGAAGGGTTTGGTAATAAAATCGACCCCGCCGCGACGAAAACCTTCCACCTCGTCGTGCAACTCTTTTTTGGCGGTCACGAATATCACCGGAATACTGCTGGTGCGTTCGTCCTCCTTGAGTTGCTGGCAGCAATCGTAGCCATTCATCTCCGGCATCATGATATCGAGCAGAATCAGATCCGGAAGCCGGCTTCCGGCGGCGAGTTGCAGGGCCTGTCTGCCATTGAGGGCCACGCAGCAGTCGTAGTCGGTCAAAATGTCGCAGAGAACCTCCACGTTGCTTTGCTGATCGTCCACGATGAGAATTTTCGGTTTTGCACCCTTGGCAGAGGCAACCACGGGTTGCAGAGGCAGCCCCGATTGTTCGGCGAGATGGTTGAGCAGGGAACGGGTTTCCGGAAAGTGGTACCCCTTCAGTTGCCTGGCCATTTGGGCCAGAAGCGGCGCCGTCGGGCTGGTGGCCAGATGGCGTTGCAGCTCTTCGAGGCACTTTTCGGCTTCGAGGGAGTGGTCGTCGAGATAGCTGGCCAGTTCGCCCAGCAGGGTGATCACCACGCTGTCTTTTCCCGTGCCCTCCGGCAAGGAGGCGCAGGCCGGAAGCCGACTCGGTGGTTTCGGCAGGGTGCCGACCAGTCCGGCCAGCACCTGGGTCAACTGGTGGCGGAAAACCGTGTAATCGGCCCGGGTATCGGCGTCGAAGGCGACCGGAAGGATCTCCTCGCAATGATGGGCCTCGCGGCAGAGAACCACCGCCCCGATTTGACGGGCAAAGCCTTTCAGCCCGTGCAGGATATCCACCGCCTCGTCGATACGCCCCTCGTCGAGGGCGGCATCGAGTTGCTCCGGAGCGTTCCGGTACTCCTGGAGAAAGGCCAGGGTCAGACGGTGATAGAGTCGTTCGTTTCCGGCCAGTCGTTCCATGGCATCCTGATAGTCGATGCCGGGGACATTGCTCGGAACGCGGTTGGACTCGGAACGTTCTTCGCCGGGTAACAGGTGGCGGGGCAACCATTTGAGCAGCAGTCCGTAGAGGCGTTCCGGGCGGATGGGTTTGTCCAGAATACCCTGGATGCCGAAATCGAAGGGCCGGCGGTTCTCCTGATCCAGATTCTGGCTGGAAAGGACCAGTATGGCCACCTGGGGATTGGGGGAGGTTTGGCGCAGGCGGGCCGCCAGGGGAACGGGTTCGGTGGTGGAGAGGCTTTCGTCGAAGAGGACGGCGTGATAGGGAAAGTGCCCGTTCTGCCGCCAGAGTTCGTTTTCGTCGGCGGTGGACTCGACGATCACCCCGACTCGTTCCAGCAAGACCCGGACGATGCCCAGCACCGTGGCGTCGGGGGCGGCCAGAAGCACCCGGCTGCCGGCCACCTGACTGGCCTCCTTTTCCAGGCCCAGGAGCGTTTCGTGTCGCAGTTCGTGGCGTTCCCAGGTTTTGCCTTGAAGCTGCATGAGAATCTTGAGCAACTGGGGTCGGGTGAGGGGTTTGTCGAGGAAGGCGGAAAAACCGGCCTTTTCCCCCGAATGACGGATATCCTCGACGCCGAAGGGGGTCAGCAGAACGAACGGAGGCAGGCCTTTGCGCTCGGCGTGGGCGTGGTAGACGGCCAGCAGCTCCACCAGGGTGACCACACCGTCCTTGCCGCTCAGGTTCCAGTCGATGAAGCAGAAGGCGAAGGCCTCCTCTTCCGAGGGCACCGCCAGAAGCTGCTCCAGGGCCGCTTCGCCGTCGTTCACCCGTATCGGATCCAGGTTGACGGAGCGCAGCAGGATGTCCATCTGTCGGGCCAGAACCGGATGTTCCAGAAGGAGAAGGGCGCGCCGGTTGTGGCATTCCGCAGGCAGAACCGGCGTCTGGCGGCGGTTTTCGGAGTGGAGACCGACGGTGACGCAAAAAGAAAATTCGCTGCCCTGACCGGGCGCGCTGCGGGCGAGAACCTCTCCCCCCATCATCTCCACCAGACGTTTGCAGATGGTGAGCCCGAGACCGGTGCCGCCGTATTTGCGGGTGGTGCTGCCATCGGCCTGCACAAAGGGTGAAAAGAGCTGGGGAAGCTTTTCCGGATCGATGCCGATACCGGTGTCCCGCACGGCGAAACTCAGGCGAATCCGCTCCCCCTCCAAAATCTCCGGAATCGCCTCCACCACCACGGTACCCGACTCGGTAAACTTGACGGCATTGCGAATCAGATTGATCAGCACCTGCTCCAGTCGCAGGGCATCCCCCCACAGCACATGATCGTAGAGGGGATCGGAATAGAGCACCAGCTCGATGCCCTTGTCGGCGGTCTGTTTGCTGAAGAGGTTGGCCAGCCGGTCCAGCAGTTGCTGCAGGTCGAACTTGACCGGGTCGAGTTCCATGCGCCCGGCTTCCATCTTGGAGAAGTCGAGAATATCGCTGATGATGCCCATCAGGGAGTGGGAGGCGGAGTTGATCTTGTCCAGGTAGTCCTGCACCCGGGGCGGCAGCTCCTGTTTCAGGCAGAGATCGGTATAACCGATGACGGCGTTCATCGGGGTGCGGATCTCATGGCTGACGTTGGCGATGAAGTCGCTTTTGGCCTTGTTGGCGCTCTCTGCGGCGGAAAGGGTCTCTTCCAGGGAGATGAGGAGCTGTTTGCGGTCGGTGATATCCTGCACGAAAGCGGTGAAGCGGAGCTGACCCTGTTGTTCGATGGCCACCAGGGAGACCTGCAGGTCGATGATCTTGCCATCGGCGCGCCGCCCCTGGATTTCCAGACGCCGCCGCAAATCCGCCGTCGACGCCCCGGAACTCCGGAAGCGCTCCATGCTCAACCGGTAGCTCTCCACCAGATGATCGGGGATCAGAAACTGGTAGAAGGGCTTGCCCATGACCACGTCGCGGGGGTAGCCGAAGAGGCTTTCCGCCGCAGGGTTGTAATCGAGGATGCGCCCCTGGGGATCGGTGGTGATGATGGTATCCAGGGCATGGGTCAGCACGGAACGGTGGCGTTCGACCAGAAACTCCAGCTCCCGATGGCGCTCGATGATCTCGATGTTCTGGTAAACGCGACAGAGCAGTTCTTCGGGCTGATAGGGTTTGGCCAGGAAGTCGGAGGCGCCGGCCTTGATGAACTGTACCGCCAGGTTCTGATCGGTGTGGGAGGAGAGTCCGATGACGGCGATCTGCGTCGGTGAGTAACGGGTG encodes the following:
- a CDS encoding response regulator — its product is MDSILIVEDSISLASLLRTRIEGELGLEVVLAHSFASTRQILESPSHDFFLAVLDINLPDSTDGELVDYLQARGIPSMVLTGSYQHRVREQVQKKGVLDYFVKDNIGVVHTLIHAIDRIRRNSRIRVLVVDDSRSSRLILGRSLHQYGFVVMEAEDGKSALDKIGQEGCDLVITDFEMPVMDGIALTKKLRTRYSPTQIAVIGLSSHTDQNLAVQFIKAGASDFLAKPYQPEELLCRVYQNIEIIERHRELEFLVERHRSVLTHALDTIITTDPQGRILDYNPAAESLFGYPRDVVMGKPFYQFLIPDHLVESYRLSMERFRSSGASTADLRRRLEIQGRRADGKIIDLQVSLVAIEQQGQLRFTAFVQDITDRKQLLISLEETLSAAESANKAKSDFIANVSHEIRTPMNAVIGYTDLCLKQELPPRVQDYLDKINSASHSLMGIISDILDFSKMEAGRMELDPVKFDLQQLLDRLANLFSKQTADKGIELVLYSDPLYDHVLWGDALRLEQVLINLIRNAVKFTESGTVVVEAIPEILEGERIRLSFAVRDTGIGIDPEKLPQLFSPFVQADGSTTRKYGGTGLGLTICKRLVEMMGGEVLARSAPGQGSEFSFCVTVGLHSENRRQTPVLPAECHNRRALLLLEHPVLARQMDILLRSVNLDPIRVNDGEAALEQLLAVPSEEEAFAFCFIDWNLSGKDGVVTLVELLAVYHAHAERKGLPPFVLLTPFGVEDIRHSGEKAGFSAFLDKPLTRPQLLKILMQLQGKTWERHELRHETLLGLEKEASQVAGSRVLLAAPDATVLGIVRVLLERVGVIVESTADENELWRQNGHFPYHAVLFDESLSTTEPVPLAARLRQTSPNPQVAILVLSSQNLDQENRRPFDFGIQGILDKPIRPERLYGLLLKWLPRHLLPGEERSESNRVPSNVPGIDYQDAMERLAGNERLYHRLTLAFLQEYRNAPEQLDAALDEGRIDEAVDILHGLKGFARQIGAVVLCREAHHCEEILPVAFDADTRADYTVFRHQLTQVLAGLVGTLPKPPSRLPACASLPEGTGKDSVVITLLGELASYLDDHSLEAEKCLEELQRHLATSPTAPLLAQMARQLKGYHFPETRSLLNHLAEQSGLPLQPVVASAKGAKPKILIVDDQQSNVEVLCDILTDYDCCVALNGRQALQLAAGSRLPDLILLDIMMPEMNGYDCCQQLKEDERTSSIPVIFVTAKKELHDEVEGFRRGGVDFITKPFRNESVLRRVVTHLELKRHRDYLQEEVEQRTRELQQAREEAERRKESAEAGNMAKSRFLATMSHEIRTPMNAILGMGDVLLETSLSQEQRDYVMKFREVGNNLLELINQILDLSKIEAGRLVIAAEPVNVSQLMQESASLLGIMAKSKGLMLEYLPCPERPTWLMADAVRLRQVLFNLLGNAVKFTPQGRVCLREACEPNEIWHIRVEDSGIGISPEELPLIFDAFTQADSSVTRRFGGTGLGLAISRRLVEAMHGSIWAESQPGKGSVFHIALPLREAPPPSITPPPPTTAPLPVRSMRILLVEDSEDNQMLIRTFLRNSPHSLEIAENGQTGLERATTEPFDLIFMDVQMPVMDGYTATRRIRQWELENTARPHLFIVALTAHALEGEETRSREAGCDLYLAKPIRKQRLLEVIQEFAAR